In Phormidium yuhuli AB48, one genomic interval encodes:
- a CDS encoding GAF domain-containing protein, which translates to MTASNSPQPQSEESLQTRAFRIIASLNKNLKRHPNQSGILQYVLSHVYDLTQSPNIYCVLKHRLQDKLELGAFWENGQEIKPQDDEAQEIIQQIGTTLIQKVIQDQQSLYLRDPEAIRDYEESQGQNLRLCSRGQSWLGVPMTTVDHTLGVLIVQDLEQANAYREELVDILDVIGDVAASAIDYDRLHDRVTIIGEVEQELTQLQADSEAELLGKIYKKLAEIGDIDIKNLSIILYNKLKINNAFQIVISRGKVQDLENSIEQKQLLSTLNQDVLVKIIEDKTPRLRINNEFKKLSIDDIPDNESASWMAVPMRIQGRAIGVFIVEDPDRATPEAVYNKNDAEFLDILSDQAANAIYRFRSQQSSKVLAEIENELSNQTDLSQDKVFGILKERGSDLVDVYNLSVFLYDADQEGFDIALAYRQGEELNISESVIAQEVWSNSPEPVLRTVLDNQNALILKTRQEVQQYFLVEDADRDIPKSWLGVPMRAGNQVIGVFATYHMKREGVYHEDDARLLDELSDSVALALENVKLAERDRQNFNQRISNLEKLGDIYEEVRQSSLESVMSKILETAKEFTGADYADVWLYHKKDNKIKLESQCGGRVNLDYKNDAISLAPSNPRKGIAGYVFQSKHMYYAPDVTQGKDPHYIEVSPETRSELVVPLIFRSEVLGVLNLESREENGFSEHEQKLAKTLADSAAVAIETSESEEEQNKFYQDLLEELIRFVTSDSPQNTEAIAAYIHGEASNLMDTDNMYFATYDETTDLVEFIMVYVKGKEIEPYLSKEYSSRKLSEGRGKTEEIIRTKMTIRHTSKESLDWYSTEGHDYTKKYNACPWLGVPILLTKEKEAKCLGVIATFSTRDKDKTYTENEQRILENLARWAAITMHNSQIAEKVAKQQNVLTRSLVAQDFIHRLNSIAGTIPIWLQLLEMELQVAESLNISKCQSCIQSCQDEFQNLLIQVNQLKDPEPEQVINLNTLLSSLLTEIEILHHQDLTQGIVMLERDFPESLKFIRGSASLIANSFEVILKNGIEAILEKGQGILRVQAQNLNTDTVKVTIQDTGVGLPKELQSRVFTPFFTVKPMGIGYGLWRAKTVFENMGGKISFESELGVQTQVSVTLPAAKVSDQT; encoded by the coding sequence ATGACAGCTTCTAATTCACCGCAACCTCAATCAGAAGAAAGCTTGCAGACACGAGCTTTTAGAATTATTGCCAGTTTAAATAAGAACCTGAAGCGGCATCCTAATCAGAGTGGAATTTTGCAATATGTATTATCTCACGTCTATGACTTAACACAGTCTCCTAACATCTATTGTGTGCTTAAGCATCGTTTACAAGATAAACTTGAACTGGGTGCATTTTGGGAAAATGGTCAAGAGATTAAACCTCAAGACGATGAGGCACAAGAAATTATCCAGCAAATTGGCACAACCCTGATTCAAAAGGTGATTCAAGACCAACAATCACTCTATCTGCGTGATCCTGAAGCGATACGAGACTATGAAGAGAGTCAAGGACAAAATCTGAGATTATGTTCTCGGGGACAGTCTTGGCTAGGGGTTCCGATGACGACAGTTGACCATACTCTCGGAGTGTTAATCGTACAGGATTTAGAACAAGCGAATGCCTACCGTGAGGAGTTGGTCGATATTCTTGACGTGATTGGGGATGTTGCTGCGAGTGCGATCGATTATGACCGACTCCATGATCGCGTCACTATTATCGGAGAGGTGGAACAAGAGTTGACTCAACTTCAAGCCGATAGTGAAGCAGAACTCCTCGGAAAAATCTATAAGAAACTTGCCGAAATTGGTGATATTGATATTAAAAATTTATCAATAATTTTATATAACAAGCTCAAAATAAATAATGCCTTTCAGATTGTCATTAGCCGAGGCAAAGTACAGGATCTTGAGAACTCCATTGAACAGAAACAACTGCTCTCCACCCTCAATCAAGATGTACTGGTTAAAATTATTGAAGATAAAACCCCTCGGCTGCGAATAAATAATGAGTTCAAAAAATTGTCGATTGATGATATTCCCGACAATGAATCTGCCTCATGGATGGCTGTTCCCATGCGAATTCAGGGACGAGCGATTGGCGTATTTATCGTTGAAGATCCAGATCGAGCAACCCCTGAAGCTGTTTATAACAAGAATGATGCAGAGTTTTTAGATATTCTATCAGACCAAGCGGCAAACGCTATCTATCGCTTCCGCTCCCAGCAGTCTTCAAAAGTCTTAGCTGAAATCGAGAATGAACTTTCAAATCAAACTGATTTAAGTCAGGATAAAGTTTTCGGTATTTTAAAAGAGCGTGGTTCAGATCTTGTTGATGTCTATAATTTATCTGTCTTTCTATATGATGCAGACCAAGAAGGATTCGATATTGCCTTAGCTTATCGTCAAGGTGAAGAATTGAATATATCAGAATCGGTCATTGCTCAAGAGGTTTGGTCGAATAGTCCAGAGCCAGTGTTACGAACAGTGTTGGACAACCAGAACGCTTTAATTCTGAAAACTAGGCAGGAGGTCCAACAATACTTTTTAGTGGAGGATGCTGACCGAGATATTCCCAAAAGTTGGCTTGGAGTGCCAATGCGAGCCGGAAATCAAGTGATTGGGGTCTTTGCGACCTATCACATGAAACGTGAAGGGGTTTATCACGAAGATGATGCCAGATTGCTAGATGAATTGTCCGATTCTGTGGCTCTGGCATTAGAAAATGTTAAGCTTGCAGAGCGCGATCGCCAAAACTTCAACCAGCGTATTAGCAACCTTGAGAAGTTAGGAGATATCTATGAAGAGGTTAGACAAAGCTCTTTGGAGTCGGTCATGAGTAAAATTCTAGAGACTGCTAAAGAATTTACCGGGGCAGATTATGCCGATGTCTGGCTGTATCATAAAAAAGATAATAAAATAAAACTGGAATCTCAATGTGGTGGTCGAGTTAATTTAGATTATAAAAATGATGCGATTAGTTTGGCCCCATCTAATCCTCGCAAAGGTATTGCTGGGTATGTATTTCAATCGAAGCATATGTACTATGCTCCTGATGTGACACAAGGGAAAGATCCTCACTATATTGAGGTTAGTCCTGAAACTCGATCTGAGTTAGTCGTGCCACTGATCTTTCGGAGTGAAGTGCTTGGGGTTCTAAATCTTGAAAGCAGAGAAGAGAATGGCTTTTCCGAGCATGAGCAGAAACTTGCTAAAACTTTAGCTGACTCAGCTGCTGTAGCAATTGAAACATCGGAGTCAGAAGAAGAACAAAATAAATTTTACCAGGATTTGCTTGAAGAGCTGATCAGATTCGTTACCTCGGATAGTCCCCAAAATACAGAAGCGATTGCAGCTTATATTCATGGAGAAGCTTCTAATTTAATGGATACTGACAATATGTACTTCGCCACCTATGATGAGACAACAGACTTAGTAGAATTCATTATGGTCTATGTCAAAGGAAAAGAAATCGAACCCTATTTATCTAAAGAATATTCATCCAGGAAGCTAAGTGAGGGACGTGGCAAGACAGAAGAAATTATTAGGACAAAGATGACAATTCGTCATACTTCTAAGGAGTCACTCGACTGGTATTCTACAGAGGGTCACGATTATACTAAAAAATATAACGCTTGTCCCTGGCTTGGAGTTCCAATTTTGCTCACAAAAGAGAAGGAAGCAAAGTGTTTAGGAGTGATTGCAACATTTAGTACCAGAGATAAAGACAAAACTTATACAGAAAATGAGCAACGTATCTTGGAAAATCTAGCGCGCTGGGCAGCCATCACCATGCACAATAGTCAAATCGCCGAAAAAGTTGCTAAACAGCAAAATGTACTCACTCGTTCATTGGTTGCTCAGGACTTCATTCACCGTCTTAACAGTATTGCTGGGACGATTCCAATTTGGCTGCAACTCTTGGAAATGGAGCTACAAGTTGCAGAGTCACTGAATATCTCAAAGTGTCAGAGTTGTATTCAATCCTGCCAGGATGAATTTCAAAATCTTCTAATTCAAGTCAACCAACTGAAAGATCCAGAACCCGAACAAGTTATTAACCTAAATACACTGTTAAGTTCTCTACTAACTGAAATAGAGATTTTACATCACCAGGATTTAACACAGGGAATAGTGATGTTGGAACGTGACTTCCCTGAAAGCTTGAAGTTTATCCGAGGATCTGCATCTCTAATTGCCAACTCTTTTGAGGTAATCCTTAAAAATGGTATTGAAGCTATTTTAGAAAAAGGGCAAGGAATCTTGCGAGTTCAAGCTCAAAACTTGAATACAGATACCGTAAAAGTTACAATCCAAGATACGGGGGTGGGATTACCGAAAGAGTTACAGTCAAGAGTATTTACGCCTTTCTTTACGGTCAAACCTATGGGGATAGGGTATGGACTCTGGCGTGCTAAAACAGTGTTTGAAAACATGGGAGGTAAAATTAGTTTTGAGTCTGAGTTGGGTGTTCAAACCCAAGTCTCTGTAACTCTTCCTGCTGCAAAAGTATCCGATCAAACGTGA
- a CDS encoding caspase family protein: MPKKALIIFIKNYKNSKSFPSLPDGCWQDARDIGTILWQRGNWQVTLYPGVFNQERQFFKYSRDPEYIIPYDSLAKKLKTFFKDETGKDDDVLLYIIAHGFVFGEAVPKDNDHYSVRLAASDSDPQSSQKSISFEDLAKLFEKVLFRGLRSLTVLLDCCYAGKIWDCLDFNQLRTQNFAIAVACRSQEKSYIQNTNRTNSSTYFTRALKEIFCEHHQNSDKDLYFSEVQTCLKTKFDLLRKDTEASNGQTPNCSSFSTIQILSSAKQGSMSNKSIEAVLIDLQKLDYHTSRNQLIDWLDKDRKSPKMGIFYLESSSKEEITWHFSCLVKEISSYYYKHPNPKVEESENTKTFLRVLCGKEIESASYEDIYLEWTSALTPILIPVENRSCPPNLDWEKIVEKLVLLHQFHPGVPFMLCFLGKTYPPGSIKNNNVKTAFENMKAAIAANSDKFYISKFGEPSQSIVNGVSNRGIYDFRTWGYDEGRRSSLANILQVNPTMIWRVIDSMSNEARYKAANGYQSWTGFFGELEKQDIWDTIQEKNSKKNNINNIDLESIS, translated from the coding sequence ATGCCCAAGAAAGCCCTAATTATTTTTATAAAAAATTATAAGAATTCCAAGAGTTTTCCGAGTTTGCCAGATGGCTGCTGGCAAGATGCTCGGGATATTGGCACTATTTTATGGCAAAGAGGAAACTGGCAGGTCACTCTTTACCCAGGAGTGTTTAACCAAGAAAGGCAATTTTTTAAGTATTCAAGAGATCCAGAATATATTATACCCTATGACTCTTTGGCGAAAAAACTAAAGACATTTTTTAAAGATGAAACAGGCAAAGATGATGATGTATTGCTCTATATTATTGCTCATGGCTTTGTGTTTGGAGAAGCTGTGCCAAAGGATAATGACCATTATTCTGTACGCTTAGCGGCGAGTGATAGCGATCCTCAAAGCAGTCAAAAATCTATCTCATTTGAAGATTTAGCGAAACTGTTTGAAAAAGTTTTATTCCGTGGACTTAGAAGCCTAACCGTTTTATTAGATTGCTGCTACGCAGGAAAAATTTGGGATTGCCTTGATTTCAATCAATTAAGGACCCAAAATTTTGCGATAGCTGTGGCTTGTCGGTCTCAAGAAAAGTCTTATATTCAAAATACAAACAGAACGAACTCTTCAACTTATTTTACAAGAGCCTTAAAAGAAATATTCTGTGAGCATCATCAAAATTCAGATAAAGATCTTTATTTTTCTGAGGTTCAAACTTGTTTGAAGACCAAGTTTGATTTACTTAGAAAGGACACAGAAGCTAGTAATGGACAAACCCCTAACTGTAGTTCCTTTAGCACAATACAAATCTTGAGTTCAGCCAAACAAGGATCTATGTCAAATAAGTCTATTGAAGCAGTGTTGATAGATCTACAAAAACTGGACTATCATACCTCCCGTAATCAGCTTATAGATTGGCTTGATAAAGACCGTAAATCGCCCAAAATGGGTATATTTTATCTTGAATCTTCTAGCAAGGAAGAAATAACTTGGCATTTTTCTTGCTTAGTAAAAGAAATTTCCAGTTATTATTACAAACATCCAAATCCAAAAGTTGAAGAATCAGAAAATACTAAAACTTTTCTACGAGTACTTTGTGGCAAGGAAATTGAATCGGCTAGTTATGAAGATATATATCTGGAGTGGACAAGCGCACTAACACCAATTCTAATTCCAGTCGAGAATCGTAGTTGTCCTCCCAACTTAGACTGGGAAAAAATAGTTGAGAAATTAGTTTTACTTCACCAATTTCATCCCGGTGTTCCCTTTATGCTTTGCTTTCTGGGCAAAACGTACCCTCCGGGTTCCATAAAAAATAATAATGTAAAAACTGCATTTGAAAATATGAAAGCAGCAATAGCAGCCAATTCTGACAAATTTTATATTTCAAAATTTGGTGAACCTAGTCAGTCAATAGTTAATGGAGTCTCAAATAGAGGGATTTATGATTTTCGTACTTGGGGATATGATGAAGGTCGGAGGAGCAGTTTAGCAAACATTCTTCAAGTGAACCCTACTATGATTTGGAGAGTTATTGATAGTATGAGTAATGAAGCACGGTACAAAGCTGCGAATGGTTACCAAAGTTGGACAGGTTTCTTTGGCGAGCTGGAGAAACAAGATATCTGGGATACCATACAGGAAAAAAATTCGAAAAAAAATAACATTAATAACATTGATTTGGAGTCAATATCATGA
- a CDS encoding peptide ligase PGM1-related protein: MFSASIPESELRERFKSLQKELRDRWQTIDQFDQDDNDILVIPSITLDQRELRKIAGVHHYEERNLYSLIRLRNPRTRLVYVTSQPLHPSTIDYYLQLLPGIPFSHARDRLLLFSTYDSSPQPLTRKILDRPRLIERIWRALRPQQSYMVCFNATPLERELSVRLGIPLLALDPDLLYWGTKAGSRQIFSDCGIPHPPGSELVHSVDDLTAAASQLCDRQPQAQRFVVKLNEGFSGEGNALLDVTGLPDIPPQQRLGPLRDRFSQMRFQADGEQWPSFASRIPELGAIVELYIEGEEKRSPSVQCRITPEGRVEVLSTHDQLLGGPDSQVYLGCVFPADTDYRVRLQELGLRVGAALAEKGCLERFGVDFIAVHQDGDWQLHAIEINLRKGGTTHPFMELKLLTKGRYDLDSGLFYSQQGRAKFYRASDNLQNSGYHGLLPNDLMEIIAYHQLHFDSSTETGTIFHLMGCLSQFGKLGLTSIGNSRQEADEIYQNVVNILDAEGRRYSKGNREVEMPPSHPIAWRGRMEAENSKFREDREN; the protein is encoded by the coding sequence ATGTTTAGTGCATCCATCCCCGAGTCCGAACTCCGGGAGCGATTTAAGTCCCTTCAGAAAGAACTGCGCGATCGCTGGCAAACCATTGACCAGTTCGACCAAGATGATAATGATATCCTCGTCATCCCCTCCATTACCCTGGATCAACGGGAACTGAGAAAAATCGCCGGAGTTCACCATTACGAGGAACGCAACCTCTATTCCCTGATTCGCCTACGCAACCCCCGCACTCGCCTCGTTTACGTCACCTCCCAACCCCTCCACCCCAGTACCATTGACTACTATCTGCAACTCCTACCGGGGATTCCCTTCTCCCACGCCCGCGATCGCCTCCTCTTATTCTCCACCTACGACTCCTCCCCCCAACCCCTCACCCGGAAAATCCTCGATCGCCCCCGCTTAATCGAACGCATCTGGCGGGCCCTACGACCCCAACAGTCTTATATGGTCTGTTTTAACGCCACCCCCTTGGAACGGGAGTTATCGGTACGCCTCGGGATTCCTCTGTTAGCCCTCGATCCCGACCTCCTCTATTGGGGAACCAAAGCCGGTTCACGCCAGATTTTTAGCGATTGCGGGATTCCCCATCCCCCCGGAAGTGAGTTAGTCCATTCTGTGGACGACTTGACAGCGGCGGCCTCCCAGTTGTGCGATCGCCAACCCCAGGCCCAGCGATTCGTCGTCAAACTCAATGAAGGCTTTTCCGGAGAAGGAAACGCCCTTTTGGATGTGACAGGACTCCCGGACATTCCCCCCCAACAACGGCTGGGCCCATTGCGCGATCGCTTCTCCCAAATGCGCTTCCAAGCCGACGGCGAACAATGGCCCAGTTTCGCCAGCCGCATCCCGGAACTCGGGGCGATCGTGGAACTCTATATTGAAGGCGAGGAAAAGCGATCGCCCAGTGTCCAATGTCGCATCACCCCCGAGGGACGTGTCGAAGTCCTCTCAACCCACGACCAACTCCTGGGAGGCCCCGATAGCCAAGTCTATCTCGGTTGCGTCTTCCCCGCCGATACGGATTATCGCGTTCGTCTGCAAGAGTTAGGCTTACGAGTGGGGGCGGCTTTAGCTGAGAAAGGCTGTTTAGAACGCTTTGGGGTTGATTTTATCGCCGTTCACCAAGACGGAGATTGGCAGTTACACGCCATTGAAATTAACCTGAGAAAAGGGGGAACAACTCACCCATTTATGGAGTTAAAACTATTAACTAAAGGGCGGTATGACCTTGACAGTGGCTTATTTTATAGTCAACAAGGACGGGCAAAGTTCTATCGCGCCAGTGATAATTTACAAAATTCAGGGTATCACGGTTTATTGCCCAATGACTTGATGGAAATTATCGCCTATCACCAACTTCATTTTGATAGCAGCACGGAAACCGGGACGATTTTTCATCTCATGGGCTGTTTATCTCAATTTGGCAAGTTGGGGTTAACCAGTATTGGTAATTCCCGTCAGGAAGCCGATGAGATTTATCAGAACGTGGTCAATATTTTGGATGCAGAAGGTCGTCGTTATAGCAAGGGAAATCGGGAGGTGGAAATGCCCCCCAGTCATCCCATCGCCTGGCGAGGACGCATGGAGGCGGAGAACTCCAAATTCAGGGAAGATAGGGAAAATTAG
- a CDS encoding AAA family ATPase, with protein sequence MTEQQGQKSNLCYKGDIQPDSSNLDDLYPYIPGEDLKKAVNIAIALEKPLLIQGEPGCGKTLLASAIAYEFGQRYLNGTEWPFFAWAVTSRSRADEARYTFDALGRLRDTQFLATGKNEIDSEQEEKLRNRLNNPANYIQWGPIGKAFNVWEIRPDLKEIDCNVNIRPILLIDEIDKADIDLPNDLLRDLDQWYFEVKETQTEIPEKRYRKAHKPIVIITSNQDRPLPEAFLRRCLFFYLKFPDKTNLRQIVEERFKRQFGSKTPEDIIEAAIKKFREIRDTAYLQKPPTTSELIDWLSFLLTSEKLTSQKTDRQIEELLEKELDDPTKIGILLKSQSDIETLNRRRKDRRLE encoded by the coding sequence ATGACAGAACAGCAAGGTCAAAAATCTAATCTCTGTTATAAAGGAGATATTCAGCCCGATTCTTCAAATTTAGATGATCTATATCCCTATATTCCAGGAGAGGATCTTAAAAAAGCAGTTAACATTGCGATCGCCCTGGAAAAACCTCTACTCATTCAAGGAGAACCGGGTTGTGGCAAAACTTTGCTCGCATCTGCTATCGCTTATGAATTTGGGCAAAGGTATCTTAACGGTACAGAATGGCCATTTTTTGCCTGGGCCGTTACCTCTCGTTCCAGGGCAGATGAAGCTCGTTATACATTTGATGCCTTGGGACGGCTCAGGGATACTCAGTTTTTAGCTACCGGTAAAAATGAGATAGACTCAGAACAAGAGGAGAAACTCCGTAATCGCCTCAATAATCCTGCTAATTATATTCAATGGGGACCAATTGGTAAAGCCTTTAATGTCTGGGAGATACGTCCTGATTTAAAGGAAATCGATTGCAATGTCAATATTCGTCCGATTTTGCTAATCGATGAAATCGACAAGGCAGACATCGATTTACCCAATGATTTACTGCGAGACTTAGATCAATGGTATTTTGAGGTTAAGGAAACTCAAACTGAGATTCCAGAAAAAAGATATCGCAAGGCACATAAACCTATTGTGATTATCACAAGCAATCAGGATCGTCCTTTACCTGAAGCCTTCTTAAGGCGATGTTTGTTCTTTTATTTAAAGTTTCCTGATAAAACAAACCTCAGGCAAATCGTCGAGGAACGATTTAAACGGCAATTCGGATCTAAAACTCCTGAGGATATTATCGAGGCTGCTATCAAAAAGTTTCGTGAGATTCGTGATACTGCATATCTGCAGAAGCCACCGACTACCAGTGAACTCATTGACTGGTTAAGCTTTTTGCTTACAAGTGAGAAGCTTACAAGCCAGAAGACTGACAGACAAATTGAAGAACTACTTGAAAAAGAACTTGACGACCCCACTAAGATTGGCATTTTACTCAAGTCACAGTCAGATATTGAAACTTTGAATAGGCGTCGTAAAGATAGGCGTCTTGAATAG
- a CDS encoding response regulator — protein MSSPKTVLIVDDQLRWRTIFKILLDRMGLPITIFDSDSLESASQLLEKETFDLAILDLRLVDEQNQNLDGLVLLRTMKDKTPETRIILSTAYPSKLKEQRQEADSFVLKVPDNGKFDINKFQETVKSLLYQENGLMSVSNS, from the coding sequence ATGTCATCACCTAAAACAGTTCTAATCGTCGACGATCAACTACGCTGGCGTACTATCTTTAAGATTCTTTTAGACAGGATGGGTCTACCGATCACTATCTTTGATTCTGACAGTCTTGAGTCAGCATCACAACTTTTAGAGAAAGAAACTTTTGACCTCGCCATTCTTGACTTACGATTGGTGGACGAACAAAATCAAAATCTTGATGGACTTGTCTTATTGCGAACTATGAAAGATAAAACTCCAGAGACGAGAATAATCCTGTCCACTGCCTATCCTAGTAAACTTAAAGAACAGCGTCAAGAAGCCGATTCCTTTGTCCTCAAGGTTCCTGACAATGGGAAGTTTGATATAAACAAATTTCAAGAGACGGTGAAAAGCCTTCTCTATCAAGAAAATGGACTCATGTCGGTTTCAAACTCATAA
- a CDS encoding nucleotidyltransferase family protein: MSQDVSIPQRDEVLATLRSFLRDRGETYRLEALGCFGSVARSQATAKSDVDVVYRPQPRAKLTLFDLALMHEELVARLGRPVDLIALHPSTPLRLKERIEQEVVYV, translated from the coding sequence ATGAGCCAAGATGTTAGCATCCCGCAGCGGGACGAAGTGCTGGCGACGTTGCGGTCATTTTTGCGCGATCGTGGTGAGACCTACAGGTTAGAAGCGTTAGGCTGTTTCGGTTCCGTGGCGCGATCGCAGGCCACAGCCAAAAGTGACGTAGATGTAGTGTATCGCCCCCAGCCAAGGGCAAAGCTGACACTGTTTGACTTGGCTTTGATGCACGAAGAACTGGTAGCACGGCTAGGACGGCCTGTGGACTTGATTGCACTCCACCCGAGTACACCGCTGCGCCTGAAGGAGCGCATAGAACAGGAAGTTGTCTATGTCTGA
- the aspS gene encoding aspartate--tRNA ligase, with translation MRTHYCGTVRKEDIGKPVTLCGWVDRRRDHGGVIFVDLRDRSGVVQIVGDPERTPEAFQDADALRNEYVVRVSGTVYQRPDDSLNPKLPTGEIEVYADRIEVLNEVHKQLPFQVGTSEVEAVREELRLKYRYLDLRRDRMAQNLKLRHDTIKAIRRFLEDQQNFVEVETPVLTRSTPEGARDYLVPSRVNPGEWFALPQSPQLFKQLLMVSGMDRYYQIARCFRDEDLRADRQPEFTQLDMEMSFMSFDEIIDLNEALVAHIFKTVKGIDLPRPFPRLTYHESMERYGCDRPDTRYGLELVDVSDLMKDSGFKVFSGAIKAGGIVKVLPIPNGNAAISNVRIKPGGDLFKEASEAGAKGLAYIRVKDNGEIDTIGAIKDNLSDDQKAELLSRTQAEPGHLLLFGAGDSETVNKTLDRLRQVIARQMDLIDESQLNLLWITDFPMFEWNADEKRLEALHHPFTAPNPEDLADLKTARALAYDLVLNGNEIGGGSLRIYQREIQEQVFEAIGLSDEEANEKFGFLLNAFDYGTPPHGGIAYGLDRLVMLLAQEDSIRDVIAFPKTQQARCLLTDAPANVDKKQLKELYVSSTFKPKTKE, from the coding sequence ATGCGAACCCACTATTGCGGCACTGTCCGAAAAGAAGATATCGGTAAACCCGTCACCCTCTGCGGCTGGGTGGATCGTCGTCGGGATCACGGTGGCGTGATTTTCGTGGATTTGCGCGATCGCAGCGGAGTCGTGCAAATTGTCGGCGATCCCGAACGAACCCCAGAAGCCTTCCAAGACGCGGACGCACTCCGTAACGAATATGTCGTGCGCGTCAGTGGAACCGTCTATCAACGGCCCGACGACTCCCTGAATCCGAAACTCCCCACCGGCGAAATCGAAGTCTACGCCGATCGCATTGAAGTTCTCAACGAAGTTCACAAACAACTCCCCTTCCAAGTGGGAACCTCGGAAGTCGAAGCTGTGCGGGAAGAATTGCGGCTAAAATATCGCTACCTGGACTTACGGCGCGATCGCATGGCCCAAAACCTGAAACTGCGCCATGACACCATCAAAGCCATCCGTCGCTTCCTCGAAGATCAGCAAAACTTCGTCGAAGTCGAAACCCCCGTCCTCACCCGTTCCACCCCCGAAGGCGCACGGGATTACCTCGTTCCCAGTCGTGTCAACCCCGGCGAATGGTTCGCCCTTCCCCAATCCCCGCAACTGTTCAAACAGTTATTAATGGTGTCGGGGATGGATCGCTACTATCAAATCGCCCGTTGTTTCCGCGACGAAGACTTACGGGCCGATCGCCAACCCGAATTTACCCAACTGGACATGGAAATGAGTTTCATGTCCTTCGACGAAATCATCGACCTCAACGAGGCCCTCGTCGCCCATATCTTCAAAACCGTCAAAGGAATCGATCTTCCCCGGCCCTTCCCCCGACTCACCTATCACGAGTCCATGGAACGCTACGGCTGCGATCGCCCCGACACCCGCTATGGCCTAGAACTCGTCGACGTCTCCGACTTAATGAAAGACTCCGGTTTCAAAGTCTTCTCCGGGGCCATCAAAGCCGGAGGAATCGTGAAAGTCCTCCCCATCCCCAACGGAAACGCCGCCATCTCCAACGTTCGCATCAAACCCGGCGGCGACCTCTTCAAAGAAGCCAGCGAAGCCGGGGCCAAAGGACTTGCGTACATTCGCGTCAAAGACAACGGCGAGATTGACACCATCGGGGCCATCAAAGACAACCTCAGCGACGACCAAAAAGCCGAACTCCTCAGCCGAACCCAAGCCGAACCCGGACATCTGTTGCTATTCGGGGCCGGAGACAGTGAAACCGTCAACAAAACCCTCGATCGCCTGCGTCAAGTCATCGCCCGCCAGATGGATCTCATCGACGAGAGTCAACTCAACCTCCTCTGGATTACCGACTTCCCCATGTTCGAGTGGAACGCCGACGAGAAACGCCTCGAAGCCCTCCACCACCCCTTTACCGCCCCCAATCCCGAAGACTTAGCCGACCTCAAAACCGCCAGGGCCTTAGCCTACGACCTCGTTTTAAACGGCAACGAAATCGGCGGCGGTAGCCTACGGATTTACCAACGGGAGATTCAAGAACAAGTCTTCGAGGCCATTGGCTTATCCGACGAAGAAGCCAACGAGAAATTCGGCTTTCTCCTCAACGCCTTCGACTACGGAACCCCACCCCATGGGGGAATTGCCTACGGCTTAGACCGTTTAGTCATGTTATTAGCCCAAGAAGACTCAATCCGGGATGTCATCGCCTTCCCCAAAACCCAACAAGCCCGCTGTCTCCTCACCGACGCCCCCGCCAATGTGGACAAGAAACAGTTAAAAGAACTCTATGTTTCGTCCACCTTTAAACCGAAAACAAAAGAATAG
- a CDS encoding CU044_2847 family protein, whose protein sequence is MSTENGIEKLVYQDKDGKEYEIYVEVNDPKIYSGEDHENDDPNDDGRESLSNRRSLTQEIRKEAIKDMKKASEMMQGYAKFAVESFQKFGAAEVSEIMVEFGLKLGGQVGAVITRASTDSTLKVQVKFKFPESRSPEPEQDQ, encoded by the coding sequence ATGAGTACTGAAAATGGTATTGAAAAGTTAGTGTATCAAGATAAAGATGGAAAAGAATATGAAATTTATGTAGAAGTTAATGATCCGAAAATTTATTCAGGAGAAGATCACGAAAACGACGATCCTAACGATGATGGTCGCGAGAGCCTATCAAATCGCAGATCTCTAACTCAGGAAATCCGGAAAGAAGCAATTAAAGATATGAAAAAAGCTTCAGAAATGATGCAGGGATATGCAAAATTTGCTGTAGAGTCATTTCAGAAATTTGGTGCTGCTGAGGTTTCTGAGATTATGGTTGAGTTTGGCCTTAAGTTAGGCGGACAAGTTGGAGCCGTGATTACTCGCGCATCCACCGATAGCACCTTAAAAGTACAAGTCAAGTTCAAATTCCCCGAATCGAGATCGCCAGAACCTGAACAGGATCAATAG